The following proteins are co-located in the Pseudomonas sp. DY-1 genome:
- a CDS encoding phosphotransferase family protein: MTLTDQSTRIREGEELDAAVIDPYLKANIPGLTGTPRISQFPGGASNLTYLLEYPDQEFVLRRPPFGHKAKSAHDMGREFRILNQLNSGFPYCPKAYVHCTDESVIGAEFYVMERVKGVILRADLPADMKLEEGQARELCLSFIDKLVELHKVDYNACGLGDLGKPEGYVQRQIAGWTDRYEKATTPDAPTWEPVKAWLKDKMPADHHKPAIVHNDYRFDNVILDPNDPLKIIGVLDWELTTIGDPLMDLGNTLAYWIEAKDPAPVQLMRRQPSHLPGMLTRQEFADYYAERAGLPPITNLDFYYTYGLFRLAGIVQQIYYRYFHGQTQDKRFAQFIHMNKLLEQMSLQVINQSRL; the protein is encoded by the coding sequence ATGACGCTTACTGATCAGTCCACCCGCATCCGCGAAGGCGAAGAGCTCGACGCCGCTGTTATCGACCCATACCTGAAGGCCAACATTCCAGGCCTGACCGGCACCCCGCGCATCAGCCAGTTCCCTGGCGGTGCATCCAACCTGACCTACCTGCTGGAATACCCCGACCAGGAGTTCGTGCTGCGCCGTCCACCCTTCGGCCACAAGGCGAAATCCGCCCATGACATGGGCCGTGAGTTTCGCATCCTCAACCAGCTCAATTCCGGCTTCCCCTACTGCCCGAAGGCGTACGTGCACTGCACTGACGAATCGGTGATCGGTGCTGAGTTCTACGTGATGGAGCGGGTGAAGGGCGTGATCCTGCGCGCCGACCTCCCAGCCGACATGAAGCTCGAGGAAGGCCAGGCCCGTGAGCTTTGCCTGAGCTTCATCGACAAGCTGGTCGAATTGCACAAGGTCGACTACAACGCCTGCGGCCTGGGCGACCTGGGCAAACCGGAAGGCTACGTGCAGCGCCAAATCGCGGGTTGGACCGACCGCTATGAGAAGGCCACGACTCCGGACGCCCCGACCTGGGAACCGGTGAAGGCCTGGCTCAAGGACAAGATGCCCGCAGACCACCACAAGCCGGCCATCGTGCATAACGACTACCGCTTCGACAACGTCATTCTCGATCCGAATGACCCGCTGAAGATCATCGGCGTACTGGACTGGGAGCTGACCACCATCGGTGATCCGTTGATGGACCTGGGCAACACCCTGGCGTACTGGATCGAGGCCAAGGACCCAGCGCCGGTGCAACTGATGCGCCGCCAGCCGAGCCACCTGCCGGGCATGCTGACCCGCCAGGAGTTCGCCGACTACTACGCCGAGCGCGCCGGCCTGCCGCCCATTACCAACCTCGATTTCTACTACACCTACGGCCTGTTCCGCCTGGCCGGCATCGTGCAGCAGATCTACTACCGCTACTTCCACGGCCAGACCCAGGACAAGCGCTTCGCCCAGTTCATCCACATGAACAAGCTGCTGGAGCAGATGAGCCTGCAGGTCATCAACCAATCACGGCTGTAA
- a CDS encoding SCP2 sterol-binding domain-containing protein produces MTNVADIVKTMQSKFNAGAAAGLDLVFQFNIEDGDNHYLVVKDGTCDVQQGDAPNPNVTLIMDSATLVGIMTGETDGMQAFMAGKLRAEGDMMLAMKLGELFPV; encoded by the coding sequence ATGACCAACGTTGCTGACATCGTCAAAACCATGCAGTCCAAGTTCAACGCCGGTGCCGCCGCTGGCCTGGACCTGGTATTCCAGTTCAACATCGAAGATGGCGACAACCACTACCTGGTAGTCAAGGATGGCACCTGCGACGTACAGCAGGGTGATGCCCCGAATCCGAACGTCACCCTGATCATGGACAGCGCCACCCTGGTCGGCATCATGACCGGCGAAACCGACGGCATGCAGGCCTTCATGGCCGGCAAGCTGCGCGCCGAAGGCGACATGATGCTGGCGATGAAGCTCGGCGAACTGTTCCCGGTCTAA
- a CDS encoding histidine phosphatase family protein, with protein MGSIYLIRHGQASFGADDYDVLSPTGIRQAEVLGAHLAQLGLRLDRCYSGDLRRQQHTAQAALAQFDAAGLGAPAIQIDPAFNEFDADAVIRALLPDLLPEEPEALHVLRNAVQNRAEFQRLFSKLVLRWVSGEYDKPGLQSWSAFVEQVRGGLERVLADADSKQNIAVFTSGGTITALLHLVAGVPADSAFSLNWQIVNTSLSRLKFRGSEVTLASFNSHVHLELLKAPELITYR; from the coding sequence GTGGGCAGCATCTATCTGATAAGACATGGCCAGGCCTCCTTCGGCGCCGATGACTACGATGTCCTCTCGCCCACCGGCATCCGCCAGGCCGAAGTACTCGGCGCCCACCTTGCCCAACTGGGCCTGCGTCTGGATCGTTGCTACAGCGGCGACCTGCGTCGCCAGCAGCATACCGCCCAGGCCGCACTCGCACAGTTCGACGCTGCCGGTCTTGGCGCTCCTGCAATCCAGATCGATCCAGCCTTCAACGAATTCGATGCCGACGCGGTGATTCGCGCCCTGCTCCCGGATTTGCTTCCAGAAGAACCCGAAGCGCTGCACGTGCTGCGCAACGCCGTGCAGAACCGCGCCGAGTTCCAGCGCCTGTTCTCCAAGCTGGTGCTGCGCTGGGTCTCCGGTGAGTACGACAAGCCTGGCCTACAGAGCTGGTCCGCCTTCGTCGAGCAGGTCCGTGGTGGTCTTGAACGTGTCCTGGCCGACGCTGACAGCAAGCAGAACATTGCCGTGTTCACCTCGGGCGGCACCATCACCGCCCTGCTCCACCTGGTAGCGGGTGTACCGGCCGACAGCGCCTTCAGCCTCAATTGGCAGATCGTAAACACCTCGCTCAGCCGCCTGAAGTTCCGTGGAAGCGAAGTGACCCTGGCTTCCTTCAACAGTCATGTGCATCTGGAACTGTTGAAGGCGCCGGAACTCATCACTTATCGCTGA
- the sohB gene encoding protease SohB has product MEFFAEYAGFLARTVTVLVAILVVLVAIAALRGRNRRVASGHLDVRKLNDFYRDLRERLEHSVLDKSHVKAARKAEAKAAKKAKKTAEMKPRVFVLDFDGDIKASATDHLRHEVTALLSMATDKDEVVVRLESGGGMVHSYGLASSQLARIRDAGVPLTVCVDKVAASGGYMMACIGNKILAAPFSIIGSIGVVAQLPNVHRLLKKHDIDFEVLTAGEYKRTLTVFGENTDKGRQKFQEDLETTHELFKGFVGRYRPQLDMAEIATGEVWLGMAARDKQLVDELSTSDEYLATRAKEAELFHLHFAARKSLQERVGLAASVTIDRVLLSWWERLSQQRFWQ; this is encoded by the coding sequence GTGGAGTTCTTTGCCGAGTACGCAGGTTTTCTGGCCAGGACCGTGACTGTGCTGGTGGCCATCCTTGTCGTGCTGGTGGCCATCGCGGCGTTGCGTGGCCGCAACCGTCGTGTGGCCAGCGGTCATCTGGATGTACGCAAGCTCAACGACTTCTACAGGGACCTGCGCGAGCGCCTGGAGCACTCGGTGCTGGACAAGTCGCACGTGAAAGCCGCGCGCAAGGCTGAAGCCAAGGCAGCGAAGAAAGCCAAGAAGACGGCCGAGATGAAGCCACGGGTCTTCGTGCTGGACTTCGATGGCGACATCAAGGCTTCGGCAACTGATCACCTTCGCCATGAAGTGACCGCACTGCTGTCGATGGCCACGGACAAGGACGAAGTGGTGGTGCGACTGGAAAGCGGGGGTGGCATGGTACACAGCTACGGCCTGGCTTCGTCGCAACTGGCGCGCATTCGCGATGCTGGCGTACCGCTCACGGTCTGCGTGGACAAGGTCGCGGCCAGTGGTGGTTACATGATGGCGTGCATCGGCAACAAGATTCTCGCAGCGCCTTTCTCCATCATCGGTTCCATCGGTGTCGTTGCGCAGCTGCCAAATGTGCATCGACTGCTGAAGAAGCACGATATCGACTTCGAGGTGCTTACCGCCGGCGAGTACAAGCGCACGCTGACTGTGTTCGGCGAAAACACCGATAAGGGCCGGCAGAAGTTCCAGGAGGACCTGGAAACTACTCATGAGCTGTTCAAGGGCTTCGTCGGGCGCTATCGCCCGCAGCTGGATATGGCTGAGATCGCCACGGGCGAGGTCTGGCTGGGCATGGCGGCGCGGGACAAGCAACTGGTGGACGAGCTGAGTACCAGTGACGAGTACCTTGCCACGCGGGCCAAGGAAGCAGAACTGTTCCATTTGCACTTTGCCGCTCGCAAGAGCTTGCAGGAGCGCGTAGGGCTTGCCGCCAGTGTGACGATCGATCGTGTGCTGCTGAGCTGGTGGGAGCGGCTGAGCCAGCAGCGTTTCTGGCAGTAA
- the napE gene encoding periplasmic nitrate reductase, NapE protein: protein MANSSYRRRSAATTADSGDRSKRKETRLFLFLVACLFPILAVMIVGGYGFIVWIYQMIAGPSCVKG from the coding sequence TTGGCTAACTCCAGTTACCGACGGAGAAGTGCCGCCACGACTGCCGATAGTGGAGACAGAAGCAAGCGCAAGGAAACCCGGTTGTTCCTTTTCCTGGTGGCGTGTCTGTTTCCCATCCTTGCCGTGATGATCGTCGGCGGATACGGCTTCATCGTCTGGATCTACCAGATGATCGCCGGGCCCTCCTGTGTAAAGGGCTGA
- a CDS encoding alpha/beta fold hydrolase produces MSSSTETRIDNGNGHFISANWFRPKGEVQAAVLIVPAMGVPQRYYAPFATWLADRGYLVATFDYVGMGQSRNGHLRNLNVDILDWARHDCSTMLSLVANAAGSKPLYWIGHSLGGQILPFVEGAERISKVLTIATGSGYWRENTAELRRRVWLLWFLVAPLVTPLAGYFPGKRLGMVGDLPKGVINQWRRWCLDPEYAVGAEGEEVREAFSAVRTPITSISFTDDEMMSGRNTESLHSFYRQAEKRFKRIAPADVGEQNIGHFGFFKPQYEQSLWKSVLLPELT; encoded by the coding sequence ATGAGCAGCTCGACAGAAACCCGGATCGACAACGGCAACGGCCACTTCATCAGCGCCAACTGGTTCCGCCCCAAAGGCGAGGTCCAGGCTGCAGTGCTGATAGTACCTGCCATGGGTGTGCCGCAACGCTACTACGCCCCTTTCGCCACCTGGCTGGCGGACCGGGGCTACCTGGTCGCCACGTTCGACTATGTCGGCATGGGCCAGTCGCGCAATGGCCATCTGCGCAACCTGAACGTGGACATCCTCGACTGGGCCCGCCATGACTGCAGCACCATGCTCTCACTGGTGGCCAATGCGGCCGGCAGCAAGCCACTGTACTGGATCGGTCACAGCCTGGGAGGACAGATCCTGCCCTTCGTCGAAGGGGCAGAACGCATCAGCAAAGTGCTGACCATTGCTACGGGTAGCGGCTACTGGCGCGAGAACACCGCCGAACTGCGCCGCCGCGTCTGGCTCCTGTGGTTCCTGGTCGCCCCGCTGGTTACGCCTCTGGCCGGTTACTTCCCCGGCAAGCGCTTGGGGATGGTGGGCGACCTGCCCAAGGGAGTAATCAATCAGTGGCGGCGCTGGTGCCTGGACCCGGAGTACGCCGTGGGCGCTGAAGGCGAAGAAGTGAGGGAGGCTTTTTCCGCGGTACGTACGCCCATCACCTCGATCTCCTTTACCGACGACGAGATGATGTCCGGGCGCAACACCGAGTCGCTGCACAGCTTCTATCGCCAGGCAGAGAAACGCTTCAAACGCATCGCGCCCGCCGATGTGGGCGAGCAGAACATCGGCCACTTCGGATTCTTCAAACCGCAGTACGAACAGTCCCTGTGGAAGAGCGTGTTGCTGCCCGAGCTGACCTGA
- a CDS encoding TetR/AcrR family transcriptional regulator yields MSRPSRKDDILQAALACFSEQGVDATTIEMIRDRSGASIGSLYHHFGNKERIIAALYLEGVSGYARLLEAGFAKVDSAEGCIKLLVACYVDWVLANPDWARFILHSRGRVEASELGEQLRETNRLHHGRIDEVLRPYREQGAYREMPRDCFVSVVIGPVQDFTRNWLAGRTRTSLADCRELFMQVAWDAVRA; encoded by the coding sequence ATGAGCCGTCCCTCGCGCAAAGACGACATTCTCCAGGCCGCCTTGGCCTGTTTCAGTGAACAAGGGGTGGATGCCACCACCATCGAGATGATTCGTGATCGCTCGGGTGCCAGCATCGGTAGCCTCTATCACCATTTTGGTAACAAGGAGCGGATCATCGCTGCGCTCTACCTGGAGGGGGTCAGCGGCTATGCGCGCTTGCTGGAGGCAGGCTTCGCCAAGGTCGATAGTGCCGAGGGTTGCATCAAGCTGCTGGTGGCCTGCTACGTCGATTGGGTGCTGGCGAACCCGGATTGGGCTCGTTTCATTCTGCACAGCCGGGGGAGGGTAGAGGCGAGCGAGTTGGGCGAGCAGCTTCGCGAAACCAATCGCTTGCACCACGGGCGAATCGACGAGGTTCTGCGGCCCTACCGCGAACAGGGTGCCTACCGTGAAATGCCTCGTGACTGCTTCGTTTCCGTCGTCATCGGCCCGGTACAGGATTTCACCCGCAATTGGTTGGCCGGGCGCACCCGCACGAGCCTGGCCGATTGCCGCGAGTTGTTCATGCAGGTGGCATGGGACGCGGTTCGCGCCTAG
- a CDS encoding DUF934 domain-containing protein: MQRIIKNGQVIDETWHLLAKDATLDGIPNCDDIIIPLALWRDHAHALKARDGGLGVWLDSDEEIEEIADDLEHFQVIALNFPAFTDGRHSSTAYLLRQRYAYKGEVRAIGDVLRDQLWALKRCGFDAFALRADKDPYDALKAFEEFSEVYQASSDQPLPLFRRRTA; the protein is encoded by the coding sequence ATGCAGCGAATCATTAAGAACGGCCAGGTCATCGACGAGACCTGGCATCTGCTGGCCAAGGACGCGACCCTCGACGGCATCCCCAACTGCGACGACATCATCATTCCGCTCGCGCTCTGGCGCGATCACGCCCATGCGCTGAAGGCACGCGATGGCGGCCTGGGCGTCTGGCTGGACAGCGATGAGGAAATCGAGGAAATCGCTGATGACCTGGAGCACTTCCAGGTCATCGCCCTGAACTTCCCGGCTTTCACCGACGGCCGTCACTCCTCTACCGCCTATTTGCTACGCCAGCGCTACGCCTACAAGGGCGAAGTGCGCGCGATTGGCGATGTGCTGCGCGACCAGCTCTGGGCCCTCAAGCGTTGCGGTTTCGACGCCTTCGCCCTGCGTGCGGACAAGGACCCGTACGACGCCCTCAAGGCCTTCGAGGAGTTCTCCGAGGTCTACCAGGCGTCCAGCGATCAGCCCCTGCCGCTGTTCCGCCGCCGCACGGCCTGA
- a CDS encoding nitrite/sulfite reductase, with translation MYVYDEYDQRIVEDRVKQFRDQTRRYLEGELSGEEFRPLRLQNGLYIQRFAPMLRVAVPYGLLSSVQVRKLAQIARDYDKGYAHISTRQNVQYNWPELEDVPEILAELATVQMHAIQTSGNCIRNTTTDQFAGVARDELVDPRPWCEIIRQWSTFHPEFSHLPRKFKIAVNGAVSDRAAIEVHDIGLEAVQNDAGELGFRVSVGGGLGRTPIVGSFINEFLPWQHLISYLDAILRVYNRYGRRDNKYKARIKILVKALTPEVFAERVNAEWANLKDGPTTLTEAEVARVAKHFVDPTYKALEDQDAALAALDAEHPGFGRWRTRNVVAHKKPGYVAVTLSLKPTGVAPGDVTDKQLDAIADLADRYSFGEVRNSHNQNIILADVEQSQLFALWGELRELGFATPNVGLLTDIICCPGGDFCSLANAKSIPVAEAIQRRFDDLDYLFDIGNLDLNISGCMNACGHHHVGHIGILGVDKKGQEFYQVSLGGSAGRDASLAQILGPSFAQDEMADVIEKIIKVYVEQRTEDEQFLDTFRRIGIDPFKERVYAANH, from the coding sequence ATGTACGTATACGACGAGTACGATCAACGGATCGTCGAGGACCGCGTAAAGCAGTTCCGCGATCAGACCCGCCGCTATCTGGAAGGCGAGCTCTCGGGTGAGGAATTCCGCCCGCTGCGCCTGCAGAACGGCCTGTACATCCAGCGCTTCGCGCCCATGCTGCGCGTTGCCGTGCCTTACGGCCTGCTCTCTTCGGTCCAGGTGCGTAAGCTGGCGCAGATCGCTCGCGACTACGACAAGGGCTACGCCCACATCAGCACCCGCCAGAACGTCCAGTACAACTGGCCGGAGCTGGAAGATGTGCCGGAAATCCTCGCCGAGCTGGCCACCGTGCAAATGCACGCCATCCAGACCAGCGGCAACTGCATCCGCAATACCACCACCGACCAGTTCGCCGGCGTTGCCCGTGACGAGCTCGTCGACCCGCGCCCCTGGTGCGAGATCATCCGCCAATGGTCCACTTTCCATCCGGAATTCTCCCACCTGCCGCGCAAGTTCAAGATCGCCGTCAATGGTGCCGTAAGCGATCGCGCGGCCATCGAAGTCCATGACATTGGCCTGGAAGCGGTGCAGAACGATGCCGGCGAACTGGGCTTCCGTGTATCCGTCGGTGGCGGCCTGGGCCGTACCCCGATCGTGGGCAGCTTCATCAACGAGTTCCTGCCCTGGCAGCACCTGATCAGTTACCTCGACGCCATCCTGCGCGTGTACAACCGCTATGGCCGCCGTGACAACAAGTACAAGGCGCGCATCAAGATCCTGGTCAAGGCACTCACCCCTGAAGTCTTCGCCGAGCGCGTGAATGCCGAGTGGGCCAACCTGAAGGATGGCCCCACCACCCTGACCGAAGCTGAAGTAGCTCGCGTCGCCAAGCACTTCGTCGACCCGACCTACAAGGCCCTGGAAGACCAGGACGCCGCCCTCGCAGCCCTGGATGCCGAGCACCCCGGCTTCGGCCGCTGGCGCACCCGTAACGTCGTGGCCCACAAGAAGCCCGGCTACGTGGCTGTGACCCTGTCACTGAAGCCCACCGGCGTGGCCCCCGGCGACGTCACCGACAAGCAACTGGACGCCATCGCCGACCTGGCCGACCGCTACAGTTTCGGTGAAGTCCGCAACAGCCATAACCAGAACATCATCCTCGCTGACGTCGAGCAGTCCCAGCTCTTCGCCCTGTGGGGAGAACTGCGTGAGCTTGGCTTCGCCACGCCGAACGTGGGCCTGCTGACCGACATCATCTGCTGCCCGGGCGGCGACTTCTGCTCCCTGGCCAACGCCAAGTCGATCCCGGTGGCCGAAGCCATCCAGCGTCGCTTCGACGACCTGGATTACCTGTTCGACATCGGCAACCTGGACCTGAACATCTCCGGTTGCATGAACGCCTGTGGCCACCACCATGTCGGCCACATCGGCATTCTCGGCGTGGACAAAAAGGGCCAGGAGTTTTATCAAGTGTCCCTCGGCGGCAGCGCCGGCCGTGATGCCAGCCTGGCACAGATCCTCGGTCCGTCCTTCGCCCAGGATGAAATGGCCGATGTGATCGAGAAAATCATCAAGGTCTACGTGGAACAGCGCACCGAGGACGAGCAGTTCCTCGACACCTTCCGCCGTATCGGTATCGATCCGTTCAAGGAGCGCGTATATGCAGCGAATCATTAA
- a CDS encoding ABC transporter substrate-binding protein — protein sequence MKGRYSSLLFGLCLAFSQSLSAASVVFLNPGRTGEPFWASYAQFMEAAARDLGMGLEVRYAERDMNLMLEQAREVLQGENRPDYLLFVNEQYAGPEILRLARGSGVKLFTVNSNLTPDQQMLTGATRERYPDWIGSMVANDEEAGYLMARTLLDLQEQRTPGQPFDVLAFSGVKQTPAAQLREQGLMRALAEAPNARLRQLVYSEWNRDRAYTQALQLFQRYPEAKVVWSANDEMAFGAMRAAIELGHEPGKDVLFSALNNSTEVLHTYLDGKINALVSGHFTIGGWAMVLLHDYDAGLDFARHGGKDREVRLFMSLDRDKATRLLRRFERQGFDLDFRKFSLVGKKAAGDYRFSLEPLID from the coding sequence ATGAAAGGTCGCTACTCCTCCCTTCTTTTTGGCTTATGCCTGGCGTTCAGCCAGTCGCTGAGTGCCGCATCCGTGGTGTTTCTCAATCCGGGCCGTACTGGCGAGCCCTTCTGGGCCAGCTATGCGCAGTTCATGGAAGCCGCTGCCCGCGACCTGGGTATGGGTCTCGAGGTCCGATATGCCGAGCGCGATATGAACCTGATGCTTGAGCAGGCCCGCGAAGTGCTTCAGGGCGAGAATCGGCCCGATTACCTGCTGTTCGTCAATGAGCAGTATGCGGGACCGGAAATCCTGCGCCTGGCCCGAGGCAGCGGGGTCAAGCTGTTCACGGTGAACAGCAACCTGACACCCGACCAGCAGATGCTCACCGGGGCCACCCGGGAACGCTATCCCGACTGGATCGGCAGCATGGTCGCGAACGATGAGGAAGCCGGGTACCTGATGGCGCGTACGCTCCTGGATCTGCAGGAACAGCGTACGCCCGGTCAGCCCTTCGATGTGCTGGCATTCTCCGGCGTCAAGCAGACTCCCGCTGCGCAGCTACGCGAGCAGGGGCTCATGCGCGCCCTGGCGGAGGCTCCCAATGCCCGCTTGAGGCAGTTGGTCTATAGCGAATGGAATCGCGATCGTGCCTACACCCAGGCGTTGCAATTGTTCCAGCGCTATCCGGAGGCCAAGGTGGTGTGGTCGGCCAATGATGAGATGGCCTTTGGTGCAATGAGGGCTGCCATTGAGCTTGGGCATGAGCCTGGAAAGGATGTGCTGTTCTCCGCCTTGAACAATTCCACGGAAGTCCTGCACACCTATCTCGATGGGAAGATCAACGCCCTGGTCAGTGGCCACTTCACCATCGGCGGTTGGGCCATGGTGCTGCTCCACGACTATGACGCCGGACTGGATTTCGCCAGGCATGGTGGCAAGGACCGGGAAGTGCGGTTGTTCATGTCGCTGGATCGGGACAAGGCGACACGCCTGCTGCGGCGTTTCGAGCGACAGGGTTTCGATCTCGATTTCCGAAAATTCAGCCTGGTCGGCAAGAAGGCTGCCGGCGATTACCGATTCTCCCTCGAGCCGTTGATCGACTGA
- a CDS encoding DUF2970 domain-containing protein, which yields MDDKNHDQPLSFREMLQSVLAAAFGVQSGKNRARDFSRGKPSHFIILGVLFTAIFVLVLYGLVKLVLHFAGV from the coding sequence ATGGACGACAAGAATCACGACCAACCCCTGAGCTTCCGGGAAATGCTGCAAAGCGTGCTGGCGGCCGCCTTCGGCGTGCAGAGCGGGAAGAACCGCGCTCGCGACTTCAGCCGCGGCAAGCCCAGTCACTTCATCATCCTGGGCGTGCTCTTCACGGCGATCTTCGTGCTGGTGCTCTATGGGCTGGTGAAGTTGGTGCTTCACTTCGCTGGCGTGTGA
- a CDS encoding RNA methyltransferase, whose translation MRISDIHQQLADLGALPVHSGRVVRAWLQGKPLDSGTRRQHTENFLPLSVRDGLPALAEQLDALVRLDSQHPGSDGSARLLVALRDGQMVESVLLPRDGLCVSTQVGCAVGCVFCMTGKSGLLRQIGSAEIVAQVALARRFRPVKKVVFMGMGEPAHNLENVLEAIDLLGTDGGIGHKNLVFSTVGDMRVFERLPRERVKPALALSLHTTRADLREQLLPKAPRITPDELVELGETYARTIGYPIQYQWTLLKGINDSQEEMDGILRLLKGKYAVLNLIPYNSLDTDEYQRPDGDRIVQIVRYLHSRGVLTKVRNSAGQDVEGGCGQLRARAVELVNTRHLHRPTS comes from the coding sequence ATGCGTATCAGCGATATCCATCAACAGCTGGCCGACCTCGGCGCCCTCCCCGTCCACAGCGGACGGGTGGTGCGTGCCTGGCTGCAAGGCAAACCCCTGGATAGCGGCACCCGTCGCCAGCACACTGAAAACTTCCTGCCTCTGAGCGTCCGCGACGGCCTACCTGCGTTGGCCGAACAGCTGGACGCGCTGGTGCGACTGGACTCCCAGCACCCTGGTTCCGACGGCTCTGCCCGCCTGCTGGTAGCGCTGCGCGACGGCCAGATGGTGGAGAGCGTGCTACTGCCCAGAGACGGCCTCTGCGTTTCCACCCAGGTTGGCTGTGCTGTGGGGTGCGTATTCTGCATGACTGGCAAGAGCGGTTTGCTTCGTCAGATAGGCAGTGCCGAAATCGTTGCCCAGGTCGCCCTCGCGCGCCGCTTCCGACCGGTGAAGAAGGTGGTGTTCATGGGAATGGGCGAGCCCGCCCACAACCTGGAGAACGTGCTGGAAGCGATCGACCTGCTAGGCACCGACGGCGGCATCGGCCACAAGAACCTGGTGTTTTCGACCGTGGGCGATATGCGCGTGTTCGAGCGACTACCTCGCGAGCGGGTCAAGCCTGCCCTCGCCCTGTCCTTGCATACCACCCGCGCCGATCTTCGCGAACAGCTGTTGCCCAAGGCACCGCGCATCACCCCGGACGAACTGGTGGAGCTGGGCGAAACCTATGCCCGCACCATCGGTTATCCGATCCAGTACCAATGGACGCTACTCAAGGGCATCAACGACAGTCAGGAGGAAATGGATGGCATCCTGCGTCTGCTCAAGGGCAAGTACGCGGTGCTCAACCTCATTCCCTACAACAGCCTGGACACGGACGAATACCAGCGCCCTGACGGTGACCGCATCGTGCAGATAGTGCGCTACCTGCACAGTCGCGGGGTGCTCACCAAGGTCCGCAACTCTGCCGGGCAGGACGTCGAGGGCGGTTGTGGACAATTGCGTGCCCGCGCAGTGGAACTGGTCAACACCCGCCACCTGCACCGCCCCACGTCCTGA
- a CDS encoding DUF1883 domain-containing protein, whose protein sequence is MKFIHQREHLNEGDLVVIQCSQTCNIRLMSDANFRSFKNGGRHSYHGGAFDRFPAKIVIPSTGFWNVTLDTVTRRAISVTRKPNFEWSIKFVRRTKG, encoded by the coding sequence ATGAAGTTCATCCATCAACGCGAGCACCTCAACGAGGGCGACCTGGTCGTCATCCAGTGCTCGCAGACCTGCAACATTCGCCTGATGAGTGATGCGAACTTCCGCAGCTTCAAGAACGGCGGCCGTCACAGTTATCACGGCGGCGCGTTCGACCGTTTCCCGGCGAAGATCGTGATCCCCAGTACCGGCTTCTGGAACGTCACTCTCGACACCGTTACCCGTCGCGCCATCAGCGTCACGCGCAAGCCTAACTTCGAGTGGTCGATCAAGTTCGTGAGACGTACCAAGGGTTGA